CCCGACAACGTTGTCGCGCTAAAGGCTGCAGGAATTGTCGGAAAAGGAGTAGAGGAAATCGCCTATTTCCACCCCGCCGGCTGCCCCGTAACCGCAAGAACGGATTTCCACAGCTCGCCGTCGAGGCTGACAGTCTTGCGGCCGGTCGTGATCATGTGCGTCGGGACATGAACCATGCGGTTGTGGACCAGTCCGATGATGAGGCCGCTGCGGCCGGTCATGGCGGCGTGGACGGCGTTGCGCGCGAGGCCGTCGCACAGGATCGAATCCTCCGTGTCGGCCGGCAGTCCGCGGATCATGTAGCTCGGGTCGATGTAGCGGACGTTGACGGGAATGGATTTTGCCCGGAAATGGGCCGTAATCCGGTCGCGCAGAAAGACTCCGATGTCGGCGTGTTTGACGTTGCCTGACGCGTCTTTTTCGACGGATTCCCGCGGAATCAGGTGCTGGCCCGCGCCCTCGGCCACGACAATCACGGCGTGATGTTTCCGGGCCAGCCGCTGCTCGAGCACGGCGAGCAGCCCGCGCTCGCCGTCGAGTTCGAAGGGCTGCTCCGGAATGAGGCAGTAGTTCACTTCGCCGCTTGCCAGCGTGGCGCCCGCGGCGATGAAGCCCGAGTCGCGCCCCATCAGCTTGACCAGGCCGACGCCGTTCAGCACGGCGCGCGCCTCGGTGTGGGCGACGTCGATGACGTGGCGCGCGGCGTTGACCGCCGTGCCGTAGCCGAACGTGCGGCTCACATAGAGGATGTCGTTGTCAATGGTCTTCGGAATGCCGACCACGGCCAGCGGGTATTTCAGTTCGCAGGCCGCTTCATGAATTTTCCGGGCGCCGCGCTGCGTGCCGTCTCCGCCGATGGGGAAGAGAATGTTGACGCCCAGATCGCGCAGGAAGCGCACCATCACTTCCGGGTCTTCCGGTCCGCGCGACGTGCCGAGAATCGTTCCGCCCTGCTCGTGAATGTCGCTGACCAGCTCGGCTGTGAGCTCCATCGGCGGAAATCCGTTGGCCGGATTCAGCCCGTGGTAGCCGTACCGCATGCCGAAAATCCGGGTGACGCCATACTGCGAGCGCAGGCTGAAGACAAGGCTCCGGATGACGTTGTTCAGCCCCGGGCACAGACCGCCGCAGGTGACGATGGCGGCCGCGGTCCGCTCGGGCTCGAAGAAGATGCGCTCGCGCGGGCCGGCTTTTTCGAACAGGATATTGCCGGGCCGGTCCTGCCCCTCGTAGCGCGTGATGTGGAGCGGGATGTAGTGGCTGTCGGCGACAAACGGATTGGGATGCTCGGGGTCGATGTCGCGCGAGGGAAGCGGAGAAGGGATGCGCGCATCGCCCAGGCGTTCGACGTAAGCGATCTTCGAGTCCATGTGACCGTGAGTGTAACGCAGCCGGACGCCCGGATATCCGCCTCTGCACTCCAGTAGAATGGCGGGCATGAAGCGATTCCACGGACTCATGGCGATGGCGCTGGCCGCCGCCTGCGCGCTCGCCGCCCAGCAGATCAAGACCGGCGAATGGGTGCCGATGTTCAACGGCAAAAACCTCGACGGGTGGAAGGCGAACGAGAACCCGCAGGCCTGGGAAGTGGTCATCGAAGACGGCCAGCCGGCCATCAAGACGACCGGCTACCGCAGCCACCTCTTCTGGATGGTGGAGGAGTGCGAAGACTGCGAATTCAAGGCTGATTTCAAGGTCACCGACGGAAGCAATTCCGGGATGTACTTCCGCGCGGCGTTCGAGCCGGGCTGGCCGAAAGGCTACGAGGCGCAGGTCAACGCGACCCACAAAGACCCGGTGAAGACGGGAAGCCTGTACAACTTCCATAAGAACTTCGAGAGCCCGACGAAGCCGGGCGAGTGGGGCACGCAGCACATCATCGTGCGCGGCAACCACATTGTGATCAAGGTCAACGACAAGGTGATCACGGATTTCGTCGACGGGAAGAACACCTACCAGAAAGGCTGGCTTGCGCTGCAGGGGCACGACCCGCAGTCGACGACGTATTACCGCAATCTGTATTACAAGCGGCTTCCGAAGAACTAGCCGCAAACCGGCCGAGCTTGCGCGCGGCGCCCGGCTGCGGGCGCCGCGTCAGTTTTTCTGCTGCGCGCCTTCGCGCGCCAGCCGGATGCGGGCGTTTTCCAGCTTCTTCCGGATCTTGGCCATCTCTTCCTGGTCCATGTCGCTGGGCGCGTTGGACTGCCACTCCTGCAGCGAGCGCTCCCAATGCTGGACGGCTTCCTTCAGCCGGCTCATGCTGTAGTAAACGTCGCCCATGTGGTCGTGGACGGTGGGATCGCGCGTGCTGCGCGCCAGCGACTTCTGCAGCCATTCCGCGGCTTCCTCGAGCCGGTTCATGCGGTAGTAGACCCAGCCGAGCGAGTCGAGGAATGCGCTGTTGTTGGGTTCCAGCGCGACTGCCTTCTGAATCAGGTCGAGCGCCTCTTCCAGCCGCACGTTGCGGTCGGCGAGCATGTAGCCCAGGTAGTTGAGCGCGGAAGCCGATTTCGGGTTGAGTTCGAGCACTTTGCGGAATTCCGCTTCGGCCAGATCGTATTTTTTCTGCCGCTCGAACATGGCCCCGCGCATGAAATGGACGACTTCTTTTTCCTCGGAAGTCGAGGACAGCCTGCCGGCTTCGTCAAGCGCGCGGGCCATTTCCTGGAAATTCTTCTGCTTTTCGTAGACCTGCGCCAGCGAGATCCAGACCTCGCGGTCGTTCTTGCCGTCGAACGAGCCCTTCAGCAGGGACTCAGCCTCGCGGAAGCGACCGAGGTCGGCGTACACGGTCGCCGCCAGGCTCTTGATCAGGCGGTCCGACGGGAACTTCTGCAGCGCCGCCTTCGCCTCTTTTTCCGCGCCCGCGAAATCCTTCGCCGCCCGCAGCGTGTCGATGATCTGCGCCGAGGCGCGGGGCGCGGAATCCGGATCCACCTGCGCGATCTCGCGGAAGGCGGCGATCGCCTCGTCGGTCTGTTCCGCCATGCGGTGCAGCAGGCCGAGCCGCTCGAGAAGAATGACGCGGTTGGTCCGGTCGCCGAAAGAGGAAGGACGCCGTTCAATGGAGGCGAGGATCTCTTTCAGCCGCGCAATGGCCTCCTGCAGCTTGCCCTGCGCCTCCAGCAGGCTGACCTCGTTGTACTGCACTTCGAGATTGGTGGGATCCAGCTTCGTGGCGCGCTTTGCGTACTCCTCGGCTTTGGTGAACTCCTGCTTCTGGCGGTGGATCTGGGAGAGGCGCAGCAGGGCGAGCAGGTCGTTCGATTCCGCCTCCAGCAATTCCTCAAACGCCGCCTGGGCTTTGTCGTATTCCTCCGCCGCGAAGAGGGACTGCGCCCACGCGCGCTTCAGATCCAGGTTGTCGGGATTCAGCTCGAGCGCGCGGCGGTACGTCTCCGCCGCTTCCCGGTGCTGCCGGAGCTGCTCATACGCGGAAGCCAGCGCCAGCAGCGTGCGCGTGCTCGGGTTCTTCTCCGCCACGCGCTTCAGCATCTGGCTGGCGGAGGCGGTGTCTCCAAGGTCGGAGTAAACCATGGCGAGCCCGGTCAGCGCGTCCTCGTCGTTCTCGTCGATCTCCAGCGCCTTCTTGAACGCGCGCTCCGAGGCAGGCGAGTTCTGCAGCAGCTTGTACAGCCGGCCGAGCATCAGCCACGATTCCTTGTCGCGGGGCGCCAGCTCCGTGACCTTTTCGTACTGCGCGGCCGCCTGCCGCAGCATGTCCTCGTTCATGCGCGTGGACTGGCCCTCGCGGATGCGGGCCGTGTACAGCCGGCCCAGGATGCGCCGGGCGTTCACGTCGTTCGGATTGCGGCGGACAGCCTCCTCGAATTCCGAGACCGCGGAGCGGATCTGGCCGCTCTGCACATAAAGCTCGGCCAGCTCCTCGGCGAGCGAGGAGGATTCGGGGTCGAACTGGGCGGCGAGCCGGTAGTTCTCAATCGCCTTCTGCAGATACTCGCCGCGCCCGCCGAACTGCGCGGCGAGTTCGGCGTACAGGTGCCCCAGCGCGGCATGATAGTAGGCCGAGGCCTTGTCGGTGCGGGCAGGACGGGGCGCCTGCGGCGCCTGAGCGGAAAGCGGCGCCGCTGCCACCGACAAAAAGAAGCAAAAGGCGGTAAATTTGTTCATTGTCGCCATCCAGAACCCTGTGGCGGAGACGCCGTTGATTGACGGAGACCGCACGGGCGCTTGTTATCCTAACTATATCTGATGTGTCACAGGCGCGCCGCGGTTCCCCTCCAGCGGCGGATTTCGAGGCGGCCATGAATTCCGGCTGCGGCGGCCCTCATCCCCTGCTGGTCATTCTCGGACCGACGTGCTCCGGCAAAAGCAGCCTCGCGCTCGAGGTGGCCGAGCGCACAGAAGGCGAAATCGTCAACTGCGATTCGCTGCAGCTGTACCGCGGCATGGACATCGGAACCGCGAAAACGCCGCCCGCGGAGCGCCGGGGGGTGCCGCACCACCTCTTCGACATTCTCGAGCCGTGGGAGGTGTTCAGTTCCTGGGCTTATGCGCGCGCCGCCCGGGACGTTCTCGCCGGGATCCGCGCGCGCGGCAAGCTCCCTGTCGTCGCTGGCGGCACGGGATTTTACCTGAGGGCTCTGCTCGAAGGGCTGCCGGAAGCGCCGCCGCGTGACGAGGCGTTGCGGGCGCGGCTGGTGCAGAAGGAACAGAAGCGCCCGGGCAGTCTGCACCGCATTCTGCGGCGCCTCGATCCGCTGACGGCGCGGTCCATTCACCCCAATGACGTGCAGAAAACCGTCCGCGCCCTAGAGGTCTGCCTCGAGGCGCGCAAGCCGGCTTCGGAAGTATTCCGCGCCGGGCGCAGGCCCCTGGAAGGATTCCGCACTCTGAAAATCGGCCTGCGTCCTCCACGCGAGGCGCTTGTCGAGAGAATCCGCCAACGCACGCGGCAGATGTTTGCGCAGGGGCTGGTGGAAGAAGTGCGCAGCCTCCTCGCGCGAGGCGTGCCGGCGGACGCCAAAGCGCTGGAAGCCATTGGATACAAGGAGGCTTTGGCCTGTCTGCAAGGCAGTCTCGCGTGGGAAGAGGCGGTTGAGAAGGCGGAGATCGCCACCCGTCAGTATGCCAAGCGCCAGATGACCTGGTTCCGCCGGGAACCGGATGTCGTCTGGCTGGACGGATTCGGTGGCGATCCCGGGGTGAAAGAAGCAGCCTTGCAGCAGGTGGAGAGGTTTCTCGGGGAAGTTTACAGCGAAAGACAGAACGGCCCGCGTGGTTCAGACGTCTGAATCTGCAGGAGCGCGGATCGGCAGACCGCAATTTTCTAGTGTGAAAACACTAGTATGCGCAGGTAGCACCACCAAAAAGTTGGAAATTTAATGTGCCAGGCCTGTGCAAACCGAATCAGATCGAATATACTGAAATCAAGGAGTGTCCACGATGACCAGAACCGCGAAGTTTCTTGCCCTTTTTCTGACGATCGGCTTGCTGGCTGCGTCTGCGGCCACCTATAGTGTCACTCTTTTCCAGCCCTCGCATGTGGCGGGCAAAGAGCTGAAACCCGGCGATTATAAGCTGATTCTTGAGGACGGCAAGGCCATCATCCAGAAGGGGAAAGAGAAGGTCGAAGCGACTGTGAAGGTTGAGCAGGCGGATTCGAAATTCAGCTCGACTTCCGTCCGCTATTCCGAGGAAAACGGAAAGCTGAAAGTCCAGGAAATCCGCCTGGGCGGAACGACGATGAAAGTCGTTTTTAACTAATACAGCACATTCCTGTTTCGTTCCCTCCCTGAAAAAGCGCCCCGCCGGGAGGCGGAGCGCTTTTTCGCGTTTTACGGGGGCGGAGACGAGCGCCGCGGGCCACTCTGCGTCCGCCAGAGCTGCGGGATATGCCTCTCTGAACCAGCGCCGCCCGCCCGTGCGGACCGCACGGCAGAGGATCGCCCGGGTTGCCGCCCGCAGACAACGGGAGCATCCGGCTTCTCCGGCGTCCGCGGCAGTCCTTTCCGGGTCTCGGGACGGTTCCGGTGCGCAGCGCCTGCCATTGCGCTGCGCCGCTTCGGACAGGCGCCCGGCTGTCGCGCTGTCTGCGCGGTGCCGGTTGGCGCTCCGGAAGCGCGGATGTCCGGTGCGGACCAGCGAAAAAGGGCTTCAGATGCCCATGATCTGATAGCCGGAGTCGACGTAGAGGATGTTGCCTGTGACGCCGCGGCCGAGATGAGAGGCGAGAAAGACGGCGGCGTCGGCGACCTCGTCCGGCTCCGTCGGACGCCGCAGGGGCGCCTTTTCCGTCACAGCATCCAGAATTTTCGAGAAATCCTTGATGCCGCGGGCGGAAGCGGTCTTGATCGGACCCGCGCTGATGGCGTTCACGCGGATCTGCTGCGGGCCGAGCTCGGAGGCCAGATACCGGACGCTGGCCTCGAGCGCCGCCTTGGCCACTCCCATCACGTTGTAGTTTGGCAGCACCCGCTGGCTTCCCAGGTAAGTGAGCGTCGTGATGGAGCCGCCCTGACGCATGACGGGCGTGACCGCGCGGGCCACGGCGACCAGCGAATAGCAGGAGATCTCGTGGGCGAGCAGGAATCCCTCGCGCGAGGTCATGTAAAACGGCCGGGCCAGATCGTCCTTGTTGGCGAAGGCGATGGAGTGAACCACGGCATGCAGGTCTTCGCCCTCGGCGCGCAGCATCTCGGAAAGGCGTTCGATGTCGGCTTCCTGCGTGACGTCGCAGGACAGGACGCGGGCGGCGCCGAGTTCGCGGGCCAGATCCTCGACGGTTTCCTGCTGCCGGTCGCCCTGATAGGTGAGGATGAGCTGCGCGCCTTCGCGGCGGAAGGCGCGGGCGATGGCGTAGGCCAGCGACCAGCGGTTGGCGAGTCCAAGCACAAGCGCGGTGCGCTCTTTCAACAACTGCGGCATGAATTTCCCATTGTAGCCCGAGCCCCGGGGCGTACTGCGGCCCGCCGCGCGTTCAGAAGGCAGACAGCAGTGCCGCTTTCAGACGGACCGGCGCGGTCCCGGAACCGGCCCCGCCAAACCGGGAACTCTTCCGGCGATCACGCGTCTCCGGGCCGCCTGCTCCCCGGCGGCTTCAGTCTGACATTCGGGCACGCCGCAGAAGCGTTGCCCGCGCACCGGCCGGTTCAGCGGTAGAAGGGCTGCGCGGTCAGCCATCTCGGACCATAACGTGGCGGCGGCGAGCCGGATTCGATCGCGCCGAGATCCGGCGCCTTGCCGGTGAAGCGGTCATTCACCGTGGGAATGCGGTCGCCCGCATCGACGGCGGCGGAACCTGGACGGAGGCGGAAATCGAGATCCGCGGCGTGGTAGACGGCGTGCCGGCTGGCAGGGTCGGGAGGCGAGAGGTTGAGAAAGATGTCGTAGTCGATCTCGACGCCGTGCCGTTCCTGTCCGGTGGCTGAGCGGAATTCCGCCAGACTGGCGAACGTGCGCCACTGGTCTTTCGATGGCTCATAGGCGGTTGAGCCTGGCTCCGGGGCCAGCCATGCGTATTGCCCGCGGACGCCGCGGTTGGGGCGGAAGCCGTTGAAATCGGAGCTGAACTGCGGCGTCGCGTTCGCCCACGTCATGATGCCGCGATCCGGAGTGTCGCGGCCGAGGAAGAGGTTGTTGCGGAAGTGGGCGTTCGAGTAAGGATCGCGGACGGTCTGCTCGGCGATGATCGTGTTGTGCCAGACGAAGAGGCCGGCGGGCTTGGCGGAGAATTTGAACGCGACGCCGGTAGGCACGTGATACAGAACATTGCGGAAGAAATAGACTGGTCCGCCGAACACGGGCTGCGCGCTGTAGCCGCCCTGGGCGGCGTTCACGCCGCGGTTGGAATAGACGCGGATGTTGTGCACGCCGCCGTCGGTTTCGATGAAGTCGTCGTTCATCATGTGGAAGTCGTTGCCGTAGATGTCGATGGAAGACGCCTGCAGTTCGGGGTCCGTCTCGGGCGTGCCGTAGGTGGAAATGCCGATGCCGTCGTGGAAGTAGGCGATGGCGTTGTGCGCGATGACGTGGCCGGGACCGTAGACCTTGACGGCGTAGTAGCTGACCAGCGGGTGCGAGCCATAGGCGCCGGCGCTCGCCCAGAGCGGGCCGGTCCAGCCGATGAGGCGGAAGCGGTCGTCCCGGCCGAGAAAAATGTTGTCGGCGATGTAGAAGTCGCGCGACTCCGCGGATTCGGTCCAGACGCCGAAGCCGACGTTTTCGAAGCGGCAGTTGCGCACCGTGAGGCCCACCGCGCCCTTGTGATGTTTCATGCCCGCGAACAGCGCCACGCCGGTGTTGCGGAAGGTGAGGTTCTCGAAGATGTGCCAGGCTGAGGCGGAGACGTCGAACAGGCGCTCATTGCCGCCGCCATCGAGGATCACCTCGCCATCGCCGGCGGCGCGGATGGTGATGGGCCTGTCGGGCAAGGCCTTCAGAGTCAGCCACTGCGTGCCGTCGAAGGGCGCCATCATCGGGTCGACGTAGTTGAGCCGTTCCGGGCGGTAGAGTCCGGCGTGAAGGACGATGGTGTCGCCGGGCTGGGCGGGGCGCTCCCAGACGACGCTCCAGTCGCCGAGGCCGGCGCCGTAGTAGGCCTCAAGCAGGCTCGAAAAGGCCGGTTCCTGGCGCGGTCCTTCATAGCCGGGCGGGTAAACGTGGAGGATGCGGCCGCCGGGCGGCGTCTTCGGCTCGCCGCGCGTGCGCACGCGGACGGTCTGGACAGCCGGTCCGCGCACGCCATCGGGATCGCGCATTTCGAAGCGGCACTCGTACTCTGTGCCGGGCTCGAGATTGAGGATGCTGCCGGCGAAGCCGTGAGGCACGGTGTATTCGAGGTGCTCGCGGCGGCGGAAGATGCGCTCGCCGCCGATGCGGAGCAGCGGGAGGGCCTCTCTCCATGCGGCGGCGCCGGCAGGGCGGAAGCGCACTTCGACAGTGGCATTGCGGTTGTCATCGCCGCGGATGGCCCAGTGGAAGCCGAGGTTGTGCAGGGTGGGGTGCTGGACGGTGAACCGTCCGGGCTCGACAGCATTCTCAGCCAAAGCCGGGAGTGCGAGCGCAGCGAACAGGAGATGGCGGATGGACATGGACACCTCGGGAGCAGGTCCTGTGAGTTGCGGATGGAATTCACTGTATTTCCGCTTCGGGCGGGAGTCAAAGGGCGGGAAAGGCGCCGGATGCGAAAAAGCGCGGCCAGCCGGCCATGATGCTCCCCAGGATGTTGAAAGGCAGCCCATTTCAACAAGATCGAGCGATGATTGAGGGCTCTGACGGATGGCGACGGGCGTTCCGAAATCCGGGAGCATCGGGAAGGCATGCCCGTACGTGCCTGCCGCGAAACCTCCTGCGGAAGGGCGCGGACGCTCCATCCGTCCGGTTGCTGTGTCCCTGTCGCAGAAGCGGGGACGGCCGGTCTGTCTCCGATATTTTTGCGCTGGCTCACTCTGTGAGCCGGGTGAGGGGGAACAATAAGACATCCCATCGAAAGGAGGCTGGATGGCCGAGATCCGGTTGAAGGCTCGCGAGGCGGCGTACCTGAGGGCGTTCGCGAAGATCGCTCTCGAGATGCGGTTATTCCGGGAGACGATCGACGACGAAGCCGGTCAGGTGATTGGCGATGCGCTCAAGCGAATCGGGTGTCAACTGGCGAGGCTGAAGTACGAGGATGGCCCGATGGCGGAGGATCTGCTGCCGCTGATCTTCCAGCCGAGGGCGTACATTGATCTGGGGCTGGACATGGAGACGGCTCTGAAGGAGTCGTTCGAAGAGGTCCACTGAGTTCCGGAGGCAGCCCGCCCGCCGCAAGGCGGACACGGGAGCAGCCGGGAGCGCCGGGCTGCGAGGTGAACGCAGCCCGGCGCAAGAGGCAATGCAGGCGCGAGAGTCGCGGAAGGAGGTGTCTATGGTGTCCCTGCATGAATATGCCAGGCAGCTGGCTTTTGGCGAGGCGGTTGTGTTCGAGAACCTGGCGATGGTTCCCGTCATGGAGAGGGAAGCGCGCCCGGAATCCGGTTATCTGCTGTTGCAGGAGGCGCTGGAGGCGAAGCTGGCGCGGGTGACGGAAGTAGGCAGGGGAACCGTGCCCGAGTTGATCTTCGAGAACCTGGCGGACTGTCCCGTGCTGCTGCTGGGCGGGGAGGAGCTTGTCGGGGCGAAGCAGAACCGCATGCTGAATCTGACGATTCTGGCCGCGGCGCACAGTCAGATCGTGATCCCGGTTTCCTGCGTGGAGGCGGGCCGCTGGCAGATGGAGACGGCGGAATTCGAGCCCTCGGACTTCATGGCGTTTGCAACGGTGCGCGCCGGCAGCACGAGCCGGGTGACAGCCTCCCTCAGAATGCGGCAGGGGCGCCGCACGGATCAGGGTGAAGTCTGGTCCGTGATTGAAGAGCGGTCGCAGGATCTCGGAGCGCGATCCCCGACGGGGGCGATGCGGGCGATCTACGAGAGGAGGCTGGCCGACGTGGAAAAGTTCGTCCGCGCGATGCCTCCGCGGCCTGGACAGATCGGCGCCGCGTTCCTGATTGACGGCGAGCCGGCAGGAATCGATGTGTTCGATCACCCGAAGACGATGGAGAAAATGGCGGCGAAGCTCGTGCGCGGCTATGCGGTGGACGCCCTGGCTGCGCAACGCGCCGCCGGCGGGGAGAATGCCCCGGAGGGATCCGGAGCGCCTGACAAGGCGGACGGCGCCGCTCTTGCCGAAAAGATCCGGCAGTGGATCTCGGCGCTGGAGGCGGAAGGGCGGCTGCTGATCGAGCCGGCAGTGGGCATGGGGCAGGATGTGCGCTTCGAGAACGATCGGATCTCCGCAGCCGCCTTGTGGGCGGAGGAGCGATTTGTGCACTTCTGCGCGTTTCCGATGAAAGAAGGCAGCGACCGGTTCCGGCAGAAACCGCTGAGCTGGATGGTCTCTGACCTGCTGAGCCGGCGCGCCCGCAGCAGATTCACAAGGGAAGAACCGCCGCCGGACGTGGAGTATTGAGCGCAGAGTTTTCCTGCCCCGGAGGGAAGGGGTTCGCGGCCGCGATGCGGCTGCGGACCCCTTTTTTTCGTCTCCACCGGGGTCAATTGGGGGCCAACACAAAACTGAAGGTCACGTCGTTGGACCAGACAACGGTGAGAGTGCCGGAGCCGTCGGACAGACGGACGACCGAGGCGCCCTGAAGCGTGGCAATGGCGCCGATGGGCGTGAGCACGGGGGCGGGGTTGGATCCCGCCGGAAGGGTGTTGGCGGGGAAGCTGATCACATATTGCCCGGTTCCGTTCCGGGTGGCTGTCCAGCCGGCAGGGAGGCTTTGGACGGCGCCGTTGGACTGAATCACGCCGCCGAGAGTCCGGTTGCCGGATGAAGCCTCGATGTAATAGCCGTTCAGGTCCACGATGAAGTCCACCGGATCGCCGCTCCGCACGTTGATGCCGCCGTTCACGCCTGCGGCAATGATCACGGCGTTGTTGTACAAACCGGCGCTGGCTCCGTTCAGAAACGAGGTAAAGGGATACGGATATCCATCCGGCCAGGCGGAGAGCCAGGCGAGCGGGCCGTAGCTGATGGCGAGGAGGTTGAGAGAGAAAGCCTTGGCCTCGGGCGGAATCACGCAGTTGGGGTGCGACTTCAGAGGAAAGGAGCGAATGACATTCGGCTGCAGCATCGGCGGGCCGAACGGGGCGGGGAAGTTCTGGAAGGTCCGGGTGTCCACCAGACGGCAGGGGGTGATTCCCACGAAGACCAGGGGGGCAGTCAGAGGCGTGACGCTGGACCGGGGGAGGGAATCCGGCTGCGCTCCCAGCTTGCCGGCAGAAGCGGCAGCCACGGCGGCTGCCTCCGAGGGTTGGGAGGGCATCCAGTAAGTGGGAGCCGGCCAGTTGCGGATCGGGATCTCGATGTCGGCCCGGAAGTCCTGCGCGGATGCATGCGGGAGGCAGATGGCGGCGGCAAGCAGCAGCGCCGGCGCCAAACGCGGATTCGAGCTCAGGTACCTCATCCTGCCTGTCCATCGGCAGGCTCTCGGGGGGACCACATAGCCATACCGGGAATCGGGGGATAGGCGGGTCAGACAGGTCATTCATCATTGCGCCTTTGGGTGGATCGTTGACGCCTGCCGTCCCGAATACAACTGCGGGTGAAGATGGGGCGCGGCGGGTTTCGGTTCGTTGCGCAAAATTGCGGTTTTGGGTTTTTGGGGGGGGGAGTGGTTTCCGGGAGGGGGCACGGGTGGGATGCAGCCCTCGCGCGAGCGCGAGGGGAAACCCGAGGAGCTTGCGGCGGACTGGTCGCGCCTGCGGCGCGATGGGGGGTGTTGGAGGGTTGGGGAGGTTGTGTTTGAACCGCTTGGTCGCAGCCCTTCGGGCTGCTCCCGCGCGGCTCTGTTTGCGCACGAAGGGTTTCGGTTCGTTTCGCAAAATTGCGGTTTTGGGTTTGGGTGGGGGTTGCGGCAGAGTGGTCTCCGGGAGCGGGCACGGTTGGGATGCAGCCCTCGCGCGAGCGCGAGGGGAAACCCGAGGAGCTTGCGGCGGACTGGTCGCGCCTGCGGCGCGATGGGGGGGTGTTGGAGGGTGGGGGCGGTGGTGTTTGAACCGCTTGGTCGCAGCCCTTCGGGCTGCTCCCGCGCGGCTCTGTTTGCGCACGAAGGGTTTCGGTTCGTTGCGCAAAATTGCGGTTTTGGGTTTTTGGGGGGGGAGTGGTTTCCGGGAGGGGGCACGGGTGGGATGCAGCCCTCGCGCGAGCGCGAGGGGAAACCCGAGGAGCTTGCGGCGGACTGGTCGCGCCTGCGGCGCGATGGGGGGTGTTGGAGGGTTGGGGAGGTTGTGTTTGAACCGCTTGGTCGCAGCCCTTCGGGCTGCTCCCGCGCGGCTCTGTTTGGGCGCGGCGGGTTTCGGTTCGTTTCGCAAAATTGCGGTTTTGGGTTTTTGGGGGGGGAGTGGTTTCCGGGAGGGGGCACGGGTGGGATGCAGCCCTCGCGCGAGCGCGAGGGGAAACCCGAGGAGCTTGCGGCGGACTGGTCGCGCCTGCGGCGCGATGGGGGGTGTTGGAGGGTGGGGGCGGTGGTGTTTTAACCGCTTGGTCGCAGCCCTTCGGGCTGCTCCCGCGCGGCTCTGTTTGGGCGCGGCGGGTTTCGGTTCGTTTCGCAAAATTGCGGTTTTGGGTTTGGGTGGGAGCGGGCACGGGTGGGATGCAGCCGCCGCCCAAGGGCGGCGGGAAACCCGTGGGCGGAGGCGGGCGGGGCCGGGGCCGTACAATGAAGAAATGAGGCGGTTGATTTCATGGCTGGCGGCTGCGGCGGCGGCCGAGGCTGTCGCCTTTGCGCTGGCGCAGGCGCCAGCGCCCCGGATCGACAAGGCCCGGCTGGAGAGCTTCATCCGGCATCTGATGCTGTGGGGGCCGCAGATCGAAGTGACGCTTTCCGATCCGCGGCCGTCGGGCGTGGATGGCCTGTACGAGCTGCAGGTGACGGGGCGGTATCAGCAGGCGAGCGTGGAAGAACTGTTCTACGTCAGCGGCGATGGCCGGCACGTGCTGCGGGGATCGCTGTTCCGGGCGGATCAGGCGCCTTATGCTGCGGACGCGGCGAAGATCCGCACGGAAGGGCATCCGGCGATGGGCGCGAAGAATCCGAAAGACGCGCTGCTGCAGCTTGTGGTGTTCAGCGATTTCCAGTGCGGTTTCTGCCGCGAGGAGGCGCGGTCGCTGCGGGAGAATCTGCCCAAGGCGTATCCGGGGCAGTTCCGGCTGGTGTTCCGGGACCTGCCGATCGAGCAGATCCATCCGTGGGCCAAGCCTGCGGCGGTGGCGGGGCGCTGCGCCTTCCGGCAGAGCGAGGATCTGTTCTGGAAATATCACGACTGGATTTTTGAAAAACAGGCGGAAATCAAGCCGGACAATTTCCGCATCAAAGCC
This DNA window, taken from Bryobacteraceae bacterium, encodes the following:
- the pfkA gene encoding ATP-dependent 6-phosphofructokinase, which produces MPAILLECRGGYPGVRLRYTHGHMDSKIAYVERLGDARIPSPLPSRDIDPEHPNPFVADSHYIPLHITRYEGQDRPGNILFEKAGPRERIFFEPERTAAAIVTCGGLCPGLNNVIRSLVFSLRSQYGVTRIFGMRYGYHGLNPANGFPPMELTAELVSDIHEQGGTILGTSRGPEDPEVMVRFLRDLGVNILFPIGGDGTQRGARKIHEAACELKYPLAVVGIPKTIDNDILYVSRTFGYGTAVNAARHVIDVAHTEARAVLNGVGLVKLMGRDSGFIAAGATLASGEVNYCLIPEQPFELDGERGLLAVLEQRLARKHHAVIVVAEGAGQHLIPRESVEKDASGNVKHADIGVFLRDRITAHFRAKSIPVNVRYIDPSYMIRGLPADTEDSILCDGLARNAVHAAMTGRSGLIIGLVHNRMVHVPTHMITTGRKTVSLDGELWKSVLAVTGQPAGWK
- a CDS encoding glycosyl hydrolase; protein product: MALAAACALAAQQIKTGEWVPMFNGKNLDGWKANENPQAWEVVIEDGQPAIKTTGYRSHLFWMVEECEDCEFKADFKVTDGSNSGMYFRAAFEPGWPKGYEAQVNATHKDPVKTGSLYNFHKNFESPTKPGEWGTQHIIVRGNHIVIKVNDKVITDFVDGKNTYQKGWLALQGHDPQSTTYYRNLYYKRLPKN
- the miaA gene encoding tRNA dimethylallyltransferase yields the protein MNSGCGGPHPLLVILGPTCSGKSSLALEVAERTEGEIVNCDSLQLYRGMDIGTAKTPPAERRGVPHHLFDILEPWEVFSSWAYARAARDVLAGIRARGKLPVVAGGTGFYLRALLEGLPEAPPRDEALRARLVQKEQKRPGSLHRILRRLDPLTARSIHPNDVQKTVRALEVCLEARKPASEVFRAGRRPLEGFRTLKIGLRPPREALVERIRQRTRQMFAQGLVEEVRSLLARGVPADAKALEAIGYKEALACLQGSLAWEEAVEKAEIATRQYAKRQMTWFRREPDVVWLDGFGGDPGVKEAALQQVERFLGEVYSERQNGPRGSDV
- the fabI gene encoding enoyl-[acyl-carrier-protein] reductase [NADH] FabI, whose translation is MPQLLKERTALVLGLANRWSLAYAIARAFRREGAQLILTYQGDRQQETVEDLARELGAARVLSCDVTQEADIERLSEMLRAEGEDLHAVVHSIAFANKDDLARPFYMTSREGFLLAHEISCYSLVAVARAVTPVMRQGGSITTLTYLGSQRVLPNYNVMGVAKAALEASVRYLASELGPQQIRVNAISAGPIKTASARGIKDFSKILDAVTEKAPLRRPTEPDEVADAAVFLASHLGRGVTGNILYVDSGYQIMGI